One segment of Planctomycetota bacterium DNA contains the following:
- a CDS encoding C4-type zinc ribbon domain-containing protein produces MGPTNQRLLHLYKADLNLRKAEDDLDKATRGVRVQKKRAELARQHLEETHASLQRITAKQMEMEGDLKYRDEHIEHLRLQQQEAKNHRQYQALLQQLNTQKSERERVEEEGLSQTSQIDALKAQEVEQQEAAKVEAEKATQLEAEIEGRTAELQAVIDELRPKRDAAAAEVPPDVLATYERLAENYDGEALAPIGHIDGKEERYYCTACNMELVVDVYNRLKLRDEIITCPGCGRILYIPEDLTPEMAVRQKKTAKRASRAKTGKKAVKRDRKGVPIKIKRILTTAAAESLHQGKDETAEPVEVEVKIVKVEKIAGPFTVSTRDDFAARVASEFQAQDVDEVYVVRHVGEDIEPEVEVPAEPAAEAAEPVPA; encoded by the coding sequence ATGGGCCCCACGAATCAACGGCTACTCCATCTCTACAAGGCAGATCTCAACCTCCGCAAAGCCGAGGACGATCTCGACAAGGCCACCCGGGGCGTGCGGGTGCAGAAGAAGCGGGCCGAGCTCGCCCGGCAGCATCTCGAAGAGACCCACGCTTCCCTGCAGCGGATCACCGCCAAGCAGATGGAGATGGAGGGCGACCTCAAGTACCGCGACGAGCACATCGAGCACCTTCGCCTGCAGCAGCAGGAAGCCAAAAATCACCGCCAGTACCAGGCCCTGCTCCAGCAGCTGAACACGCAGAAGTCTGAGCGCGAGCGAGTTGAAGAGGAAGGCCTGTCGCAGACCAGTCAGATCGACGCGCTCAAAGCCCAGGAAGTCGAGCAGCAGGAAGCGGCCAAGGTCGAGGCCGAAAAGGCGACGCAGCTCGAGGCCGAGATCGAAGGCCGAACTGCCGAGCTTCAAGCGGTGATCGACGAGCTTCGCCCGAAGCGAGACGCCGCCGCCGCCGAGGTTCCGCCCGACGTGCTTGCGACCTACGAGCGACTCGCCGAGAACTACGACGGCGAAGCGCTCGCCCCGATCGGTCACATCGACGGCAAGGAGGAGCGCTACTATTGCACCGCCTGCAACATGGAGCTTGTGGTTGACGTCTACAACCGCCTGAAGCTTCGCGACGAGATCATCACCTGCCCGGGTTGCGGCCGAATCCTCTACATTCCCGAGGACCTCACGCCCGAGATGGCCGTTCGGCAGAAGAAGACGGCCAAGCGTGCGTCGCGTGCCAAGACCGGCAAGAAGGCCGTCAAGCGCGATCGCAAGGGCGTGCCGATCAAGATCAAGCGCATCCTCACCACCGCTGCCGCCGAGTCGCTGCACCAGGGCAAGGACGAGACCGCCGAGCCGGTCGAGGTCGAGGTGAAGATCGTCAAGGTCGAGAAGATCGCCGGGCCATTCACCGTCTCGACGCGAGACGACTTTGCCGCCCGCGTCGCATCCGAGTTCCAGGCCCAGGATGTCGACGAGGTCTACGTCGTTCGCCACGTGGGCGAGGACATCGAGCCCGAGGTCGAAGTACCCGCCGAGCCCGCAGCGGAGGCAGCCGAACCAGTACCGGCTTGA